The window aaaaagagaaattattcaaaatacACCATTGTGCTTTTGGGACTGTTGTTAACTGTTATTAAATTCtgactaaaaactgattttcatACATACTGgacatttgttaaaataaagtagCCATACCGGTAATActaatctttttttcccagctTAACAATGCATCTATTTAGCCACAAAAATCCCACTCATCATCCTGGtcatcaaaaattaaataacagaaacaataaaatatgatagacaataataacaaaataacccAGCAGTCTTCTGACTTTAAATTTCACATATCCTGGAAACTGAAATGATGTCAAAAAGGTGTGGTTTGCTTGTTATTTGTTAACCAAGTAAAGAGTACCTNNNNNNNNNNNNNNNNNNNNNNNNNNNNNNNNNNNNNNNNNNNNNNNNNNNNNNNNNNNNNNNNNNNNNNNNNNNNNNNAAAAGAAAGAGACACGTCGATGTAGTTTTCATGACCAGGTCGTCCACATGGGGTGCTGATGCTCCATGGCAGGCGGAACCTTCCTTCGGGGTCTGCTGCTCCCCGTCGGAGTGGTTAGAAGGGAACACCAAACACAACTCCACTGACTGCAAAGTCTGAAGTCCGCGAAGAAGATGAGCACCAGACAGGTGACATGTAGGTAAGTGAGCGCTTCTCTGACCGTCCACCACACATTTGCCCCTTCGGCTTGCTGCCCGTGGCAGACTCAGGGTACTGCGCGCGCGCGCTTTCTTcgtgctaatgtttttagctgttAGCTTCGAGGCTCAAACTGGCTTAGACTCACCTGCTTCACCGAATAAATCAGGGGAGCGCCACAGCTCAATTGTGGGACGCTTCTCGAATCGATCGGTAACAATCTCAAAATTTGCGAGTTTATGGGGTATGGCTCACGTGTTACCATGGCAACGACCAGCAGGTGAGATTCAATTCACCACATTTCTGAGACTTCAATAAACGGTCCTGAATGGTCATGAGTGCCAGTGACTCcttctttatttaaagtcagaaatatTTAGGTAAacgtaaaaaagaaatgtgtctaCCACACTGCAAAGCTGAAAACCCTTCTTATATGGAAAATATTCCTTTATAAATTTATCACAACAGCATTCCcctgaaacaaagcaaaacgTTTTTGAATATGTAATTACACTTTTGTAAACTCTTTAACTTTAATTGTTGATTTTCAGAAtctaattttagtttttgtaaaaataacttcttttgatgtaaaaataaaacatctcccCACAGGATTAAAACAATCATATGTGGCTTCTCTTTATTGccctaaaaacaaatatgaatgtttacttttaatatatgacacaaaataaacatggttaaaacaaactcaaagtGGTTGTTCCCAATAATAATCATAGGTTCTTTCATAGAGCAAAGTACAGAACAAAACATCAATGTGTTGGATAATAAATCATATGAAGTTAGTGAGTTACATATGATttaaattttagcaaaatatatCAGCAAGAAGAAATTGACAAACTACATTCCTGATTCAAATGCTTTCTTTAGAAGCTCAAATTATTCTGACAGATttataataaaagtttaaaataaaatactatataTAACAGTCAATTCCTTTTATTTACCAgctttttgttactttaaatctttattGATTTCCTTTGTATAGAAACAGTGCAAGTTTGATTGTTAAATCACTTTACCATTCATGATCTGGtattaatagtttttttgtttgctgtttatGTAAATTTTTGTAATGAGAgggcaaaagaataaaaaactggaTGGAGAAGTTGATGCATTGGAATAGCAGTATTGTGTGCTGGTAATTTGCATCACCCTTGactttacttaattttttagaAAGTAAATTACCACTTCGGTGGTAAGaaactttttgaccttttgagCAAACCTTAAACCTAATTGTTGCTTTTTACAGTCAGAAATAAGGGGGATTTCAAAgactaattaaaatataaagttgcTATTGGTCAGCGTTCTGGCAACGTTCTGAAAATCTCTGCTAAGTGTTTGCTTCAGGTTACAAAAGTTGCATGTCAGCAGGGTTTACAGGTGTTTTGTGTTGCAGGTATTTTATCCATGGAGTGTGCAGAGAGGGCAGCAggtgtttgttttctcatgacCTAACCAACAGTAAACCCTCTACCATCTGCAAGTTCTACCAGAGAGGAATTTGTGCCTACGGGGAGCGCTGCAGGTGAGACCACACCCACATGTTTTGCCTAAAAGGTTCTTCCAGAACCCCcaaaaaatcaagcaaaaacttgtgtgtgttttatttttaggtatGATCACATCAAACCTCCATCCAGAGGTGGTGGTGCTTCAGAGGAGACCACCAGTGGAAGTAGAGCCAGCCGAGGAGAAGGGAGGAGGACGCTTGTGCTAAGGGACAGAGGTGGGGCCTTAGCTGCTTTGCCTTTGAAGCAGATGAATTTGGCTTCTTCACCAGTAACGTCACCTCTTCCTGCAGCTCTGGGTCCTGACGGTGCGTTTGGGGGATCTTCAGATGGTCTTGGGCTAGATTTctcggcagcagcagcagctccacagTCTTACGTTGATGCTATCAGAACTGGGCTTGATGCCTCTGCACAGGATCAAGGTTGGGCACAATTCTACTCCTGTTTGGGTGGTGGTTTTGAGAAGTGCCatccaaaacagatttttttctgtttttgtagtCCCTCGGCCGCCGGCTGAGGCTTTGCAAGACACCGCGCCTCTGTGTCCATACGCCGCTAGTGGACATTGCTTTTATGAAGATACTTGTACGTATCTCCATGGCGACCGATGTGATGTGTGTGGGCTGCAGGTTCTACATCCCTATGACCCCGAGCAGAGGAGAGCACATGAGAAGGTGTGCATGGTAGTCTCTGTTTTTCTGTAACCTTTCTGACTGTCTGCTTTGAACCCGTCTCTCTCATTTCCTGTTTCAGACATGCCTCCTCGCATTTGAAGCTGACATGGAAAAAGCGTTTGCGGCTCAGCTTAGTCAGGACAAAGTGGGTGCTGTCAGTCCCAGAAATGGATTCTGTGGTGCTGGTGGTGGCAGCTCTGACCCTCGCCGTTTTTTGCTCAGGTGTGCTCGATCTGCATGGAGGTGGTGGTACAGAAGGCAAATCCTTCAGACCGGAGGTTCGGCATCTTGTCCTCCTGCTGTCATGTCTTCTGCCTGGCTTGTATCCGACAGTGGCGCTGCACCAGAAGCTTCTGCAACAAGATCATAAAGTGAGAACAGCATCCAGAGTCTAGGAAAGGGTCTGGAATAGAGTGTAGACTCCTATTTACAGTAAAACTGTGAAAAGATAAGTAAACTGTTTATTTGGGAAACTATTGATCTTAAAAAAGATTCTatctttttataaatgaaagtccacatttgttttaataacttAAATCAAAGTccaacttttttaacataaccaaataaagtaaattttttttgcataggagttttataaaaagtaattaatatTTAACCAAATTGTATCATATCAAGATTTGTGCTGattagttcattagaagtttacCAATAAATATCCCTCAAAGCTTCATCAGGGTCCTTCAAAACATCTGTCTTGAGGTTTTGTGTATCCTGATCGTGATTCACTCTGCACCTCAGATCGTGTCCAGAGTGTCGGGTGGTCTCAGAGTTTGTAATTCCTTCGGTGTACTGGGTGGAAGACCAAGACGAGAAGGATCACCTAATAGAGCTCTTCAAGTCTGGTGTCAGGTAAGCTTCCTGTCTGTGCCACGGTCACTTCCTGTAAGCCGTTGATTTTTAGTGACTGTGTCTTTGCAGTAAAAAGGCCTGTAAGTACTTTGACCAGGGCCGCGGCTCGTGTCCTTTTGGGGGAAAGTGCTTGTATCTACACGCCTTCCCAGACGGAACCCGAGCAGAACCAGATCGACCTCGGAAGCAGCTGAGTTCTGAAGGGAACATCCGGGTAACAAGCTGCACCTGTGTGCTTTTATCAGCTGGGATTTGTAGTTCAGTAATGCAGCTTTGGCTTCTTATCTTTAGTTCATGAATAACGTCCGGCTGTGGGATTTCATCGAAGAGCGTGAGCAGCATTCAGGCCCGCCTTTGCCCCCCATGGATGATGACATGATGGAGCTGCAAGAGCTTTTCATGCAGATGTCAGGGCCAGGCCAGGAGGGACCAGACCCTCCACCCACTGCACACCAGTAAAGGCTGCCTTTCCTGGTCTCCATGGAAACCTATGGCACATCAGGACTAATGCTTTAAAATAAGTGGTTATGTGAGCTTGATTatgacataaaatgttttatggatTGTAAATATAAGTCAACACAGAATCATAGTGCAGTGAGACTTTGGTGtgaaatgtataaatgtattcCCATGCCTGAGTGAAAGCTGCAACAATTGCAGTGAGCACAACCGCACTGCAGCCATCCGTTTATGAGTTTATCCTCCAGACAGCACTGAAGTTCACTGAGGAGCTTCTTGTGAAGCAGTTCCACAATCTGAGGAATGAGAAACACCCGAATGATGATACAATATAACAGCCTTTCTGTTCCAACTCTGGTTTGGACTCAGACTCAGGACCAGTTTGTAGGCTTACCAACTTCTTAGCTCAATAAATTGGTTATCAACTGGCACCATCTCTTAGCTAGAGGCaataaaaacttcacatttgttttgtcaACATGAAACAGAAGCTAGTTTATTTTTGGTGGAACATCAAAAATGGTACATCTTTAGTTGAAAATGAAGATCCTTCTAACTTCACAAACCACCAGCCTGTCCTGAAGtctctaaaatgtatttagaaattTAATCTGATGAGAAGAACCAGAAACAGTGAAGGTTTTCATGTCAGCTGTATAAGAGATCTGGAATCATTCTAGAAAGTGATGGAACATCAACAAGTTCAGATTCCCAGTTTCTTCATTGGTATCATTGTTAACTTTGCAGTTTATTTCACTATTTCagaattcatattttgtttttttcttattgcacCAGACAAACACAACATACTCCATGATTTGAGGATCTACTGTTGACTGTTATTTATGTGTTAGGACATTAAGCTGAAGCACCTTTTTGAGgacaatgagagaaaaaaatcatcagttATAGACAATTTCAAGaactatttacatttatttgtggtTGCCATGTACTTCACCATCTGTTTGTACTTTTGAGCTTATTTACCCACAATCTAATGgtgaattttaaatatatagctTCTGTTTTAACAACCCGACTgccaaaactgtaaaaaaaaaaagaaaaaaattgaatgtacCTTTTCATTGTCACTGTTCATCTTCCTTGTGCTTGACTCTGCAAAATCTGCAGCAATAaaagtttttcctcaaaaaggacttagagggaaaaaaagagaatgcaAAGTTTGGCACATGTATTATTGTGGTTCTCCTGAACATGGAGATGGgacaaacataaacacatgTGAGCTACAGTGTTACACCccagttttagattttaaatggtttgtttcaagcaatcaaagcaaggATAATGCACATGCAACGATGTTTACATCCATACAAAAATATGTCGGACATAGGATAACTACGATTCAAATattagattgcttgaaagggagagGGGGGAAgcaaacttgtataatcccaccctcCCCTTACATTttcatgaattatcaatatctgcCTGTTCTTAAGTAACAATAATGACTATGTAAGTAGACATAACACTATTTCTGACTTCATTATAGTATATGTAGTTAGtcaatgataaaaaattaaaggaatcAACAatcaaatgtatatatatatatatatatatatatatatatatatatatatatatatatatatatatatatatatatatatatacatatgtgtgtgtgtgtgtagattattttttattagaaaaatagtATATATTAAGTATCAGATTGGAGGATTTTAAATGGATGTAAcataaag is drawn from Oryzias melastigma strain HK-1 linkage group LG5, ASM292280v2, whole genome shotgun sequence and contains these coding sequences:
- the mkrn2 gene encoding probable E3 ubiquitin-protein ligase makorin-2 isoform X1, whose protein sequence is MGYGSRVTMATTSRYFIHGVCREGSRCLFSHDLTNSKPSTICKFYQRGICAYGERCRYDHIKPPSRGGGASEETTSGSRASRGEGRRTLVLRDRALGPDGAFGGSSDGLGLDFSAAAAAPQSYVDAIRTGLDASAQDQVPRPPAEALQDTAPLCPYAASGHCFYEDTCTYLHGDRCDVCGLQVLHPYDPEQRRAHEKTCLLAFEADMEKAFAAQLSQDKVCSICMEVVVQKANPSDRRFGILSSCCHVFCLACIRQWRCTRSFCNKIIKSCPECRVVSEFVIPSVYWVEDQDEKDHLIELFKSGVSKKACKYFDQGRGSCPFGGKCLYLHAFPDGTRAEPDRPRKQLSSEGNIRFMNNVRLWDFIEEREQHSGPPLPPMDDDMMELQELFMQMSGPGQEGPDPPPTAHQ
- the mkrn2 gene encoding probable E3 ubiquitin-protein ligase makorin-2 isoform X2, which produces MSTRQVTCRYFIHGVCREGSRCLFSHDLTNSKPSTICKFYQRGICAYGERCRYDHIKPPSRGGGASEETTSGSRASRGEGRRTLVLRDRALGPDGAFGGSSDGLGLDFSAAAAAPQSYVDAIRTGLDASAQDQVPRPPAEALQDTAPLCPYAASGHCFYEDTCTYLHGDRCDVCGLQVLHPYDPEQRRAHEKTCLLAFEADMEKAFAAQLSQDKVCSICMEVVVQKANPSDRRFGILSSCCHVFCLACIRQWRCTRSFCNKIIKSCPECRVVSEFVIPSVYWVEDQDEKDHLIELFKSGVSKKACKYFDQGRGSCPFGGKCLYLHAFPDGTRAEPDRPRKQLSSEGNIRFMNNVRLWDFIEEREQHSGPPLPPMDDDMMELQELFMQMSGPGQEGPDPPPTAHQ